The Prevotella herbatica genome contains the following window.
GCTTAATATGAAACAAGAAGCAACCGCCAAAACTACTATTCAGGATAGGTCTATTTATGAAGGTGTATATGTGTTTACAGCTAACAATTATAAGATGGGCAATCTGGACCAGCGTGATTTTGATACCTATATGGAACTTTTTAATTCCATGACAATGGTTCTTGACTATCCCGATCTAATGATTTATCTTAAATCGAGTGTTCCGCATTTGGTGAAGAATATCCAAAAGCGTGGACGCGACTATGAACAGAAAATACCTTTGGAGTATCTTGAAAATTTAAATGGATTATACAAAGACTTTATATATAATAAGTATAAAGGAAAACTGCTTGTAGTGGATGTTGATGATATTGATTATCAAAACAACAAAAAAGATTTTGCGGGAATAATAGACAGGATTGACGCAACATTGTTCGGACTCTTTTAATTAATTGAAAATTATTTTATTATGCATATAGCAATAGCTGGAAATATCGGTAGTGGCAAGACTACGCTTACAAAAATGCTTGCCAAGAGATTTGGATGGAACCCTAGATTTGAACCTGTTGATAATAATCCGTATTTGGCTGATTTTTA
Protein-coding sequences here:
- a CDS encoding deoxynucleoside kinase codes for the protein MHIAIAGNIGSGKTTLTELLAKYYGWAPKYEAVDYNPYLEDYYKNIPRWSFNMEVFFLKERFKDLLNMKQEATAKTTIQDRSIYEGVYVFTANNYKMGNLDQRDFDTYMELFNSMTMVLDYPDLMIYLKSSVPHLVKNIQKRGRDYEQKIPLEYLENLNGLYKDFIYNKYKGKLLVVDVDDIDYQNNKKDFAGIIDRIDATLFGLF